GGTTTTAAAGTATAATGGTCATGAGAAGTTGAAAACTTCCGGTACAGGAGGGTTAATTATCATGACAAAAGGCCGTACAACTACATACAATGAACGAATTGATATCGTCAAATACTGCATAGAGCACCAAAGCAATTATGCTCAAACAGCAAACGAATTTCAGGTTTCCTACCAGCAAGTTTACTCTTGGACAACCAAATATTTAAAAAATGGTGTGGAAGCACTTCAGGACAGACGTGGCAAAAAGAAGTCTGAGAATCAGATGTCTGAGGTAGAAAAACTCAGGGCACAGAACAAGCTGCTAGAAGCTGAAAACAGAAGAAAGCAGATTGAGATAGACTTCCTAAAAAAGTTGGACGAGATAGAAAGGCGGCGATTTTAAATCCGGTTCAGAATGAAACAATATATCTCGCTATACAAAATCTTAATAACGAGAAATCCTATTCAATAAGTGAACTTTGTAAAGTCGGTGGCATCCAACGTTCTTCATATTATAAGTGGCTAAATAGAAAAGAAAGCGATAATGAGAGTTTCAACAAAACTTTATTATCAATCATCAAAGATGCTTATGAAGAAAAGAACGGAA
This genomic window from Desulfuribacillus stibiiarsenatis contains:
- a CDS encoding helix-turn-helix domain-containing protein, which produces VLKYNGHEKLKTSGTGGLIIMTKGRTTTYNERIDIVKYCIEHQSNYAQTANEFQVSYQQVYSWTTKYLKNGVEALQDRRGKKKSENQMSEVEKLRAQNKLLEAENRRKQIEIDFLKKLDEIERRRF
- a CDS encoding IS3 family transposase, whose amino-acid sequence is MQRSSYYKWLNRKESDNESFNKTLLSIIKDAYEEKNGILGYRQMTIKINREHDFHVNHKRIYRLMQILHLKSV